The region TTGTTGCGGCTGAAGCCTTTGAAGCAGCAGTAGCTATTTTGAAAGAGGCCATTCCGGAAGAACAAAAGGGAAAAGCAAGTAAAGGCAAAATTTTGCTGCATACTGTGCAGGGCGATATCCATGATATCGGAAAAAACATTGTTAAAACGATGCTGTCAGCCAGTGGCTTTGAAGTGATTGACTTAGGCAGAGATGTAGCGGTTGCAGAAGTAATAAGCAAAGCTAAAGAGTACAATGTTGACATTATTGCCGGTGCCGCGCTGATGACAACTACTATGCCGGCGCAACGGGATATTATTAACATGTTAAAAGAAGAAGGTATCCGCGATAAGTATAAATGCATGTTTGGCGGTGCGCCGGTATCGGCTGAATGGGTGAAGAAAATCGGCGGGGATGCCTATGCTGAGACAGCGTCCGAGGCTGTCGAAAAAGCAAAAGCCTTAATGGCTGAATTACGGGGGGTGAGCTAAGTGACAATTCCTAAAGCGTTAACCGTGTTTGACGTATACGAAAGAGCCAAAACCGGCCCGAAAATCGAAGAAAAAGAATGGGATTTTAAAATTATCCCGCAAACCGCAGCTAGGTTAAAACAAAAATATGGCATCAAAATGGATAAGAAACAAATTATTCCTACCGACAAAGAACTAATCAATAACTTGTTTAAAGCAGGTTTGGAAATGCTTGTGGAATGCGGCGTATATTGCATCGATACCAATAGGGTAATCAAGTATACCAGAGACGAAGTGCTTGCTTCCATAAAGGCGGCGCCAACCCGCGCTGTTTATGGGGAAGGCAAACAGGCGGTAGTACTGACGCCGCGCAGCTATAAAGATAAAAAGCCGCCAATTATTCAGGGCGGCCCTACCGGAGCCCCGTGTTCAGAGGATCAATTCCTGGCAATACATCAGTCTTATGCCCAGGAGCCACTCGTCGATACCATTGTTGACGGGGTTCTCCAGACAATCAAGGGGTATGATCCGGTTCCCGGCAGCCCGTGGGAAATTGCAGCCGTAAAGTCAGAAGCCATTCTGGTGCGGGCTGCGCAGGACAGAGCCGGACGTACCGGCATGGGCCTCTAGGGGAATGAAACTTCGCTGTCACCGGCAGGAGTAATCGCAGCCGATTTTCCTGGCGGCATGAGGCCTTCTGACAGCCATGAAGTATCCCAGCTCAATGAGCTGAAGATCGATGTAGGTGCATTGGTGTTCACTGCTCATTATGTTTTAGCCGGAGATATGATCATGTGTGAACAGATGCCTATCTATGGAGGCTATGCAGGTGGGTTGGAAGAAACAACCATCGTTGACGTAGCAACCACCCTCAATGCCTTTGTTATGACTCAGGCGACCTGGCATTTGGATGGCCCGGTTCATGTGCGCTGG is a window of Sporomusaceae bacterium ACPt DNA encoding:
- the metH_2 gene encoding Methionine synthase; amino-acid sequence: MEQSEILEKLKKSIEEMDSDMAEEAAREAIAAKIDPIVAINDGLAAGMQTMSDLFDEGEAFVPQLVVAAEAFEAAVAILKEAIPEEQKGKASKGKILLHTVQGDIHDIGKNIVKTMLSASGFEVIDLGRDVAVAEVISKAKEYNVDIIAGAALMTTTMPAQRDIINMLKEEGIRDKYKCMFGGAPVSAEWVKKIGGDAYAETASEAVEKAKALMAELRGVS